Proteins found in one Aspergillus puulaauensis MK2 DNA, chromosome 8, nearly complete sequence genomic segment:
- a CDS encoding putative antigenic thaumatin domain protein (COG:S;~EggNog:ENOG410PXV5;~SECRETED:SignalP(1-18)): MLFGKILSIAATLATASALPLNNARRGLSGGVTIVNNLAQDLYVWSVSGTSAPMQVLPAGAAYQESWQINPTGGGISIKLGCSEDGSDVLQYEYTKVGDLLFWDMSSIDLKKESPLVAAGFAVSIDDDSCDTVTCAPGDSACSESYQLPDDVNTRACSTNAAYTLTLG, translated from the coding sequence ATGCTCTTCGGCAAGATCCTCAGCATTGCTGCCACTCTGGCAACTGCCTCGGCTCTGCCTCTGAACAACGCTCGCCGTGGTCTCAGCGGCGGTGTCACCATCGTCAACAACTTGGCCCAGGACCTCTACGTCTGGTCTGTCTCTGGGACCTCTGCGCCCATGCAGGTCCTCCCCGCCGGCGCGGCCTACCAAGAGAGCTGGCAAATCAACCCCACCGGCGGCGGTATCTCCATCAAGCTCGGCTGCTCCGAGGATGGCAGCGATGTCCTCCAGTACGAGTACACCAAGGTCGGCGACCTCCTCTTCTGGGACATGTCCAGCATCGACCTCAAGAAGGAATCCCCGCTCGTCGCCGCTGGCTTCGCCGTCAGCATTGACGACGACTCCTGCGACACTGTCACCTGCGCTCCGGGTGACTCTGCCTGCTCCGAGTCCTACCAGCTCCCTGACGACGTCAACACCCGTGCCTGCTCCACCAATGCCGCTTACACCCTGACTCTCGGTTAA